In the Candidatus Electrothrix sp. GW3-4 genome, one interval contains:
- the modA gene encoding molybdate ABC transporter substrate-binding protein has protein sequence MKIKTLIILFLFHLFPVAASAETVYLSAAASMTDAIKEIITDFHVSHPQVKIQTNFGSSGGLAKQIDQGAPGDLYISANPKWVNYLVEKQLIAPKNNRILAYNKLVFLGEKRSSPLTLEKLTELERIAIGSPKSVPAGQYSKQTLEHAKIYTALRQANKLVLAKDVRQALLYADRGEVDGAFVYRTDALMARNAEILFTVPDDYHDRVAYPVGLTASGAKKAAAKALYEYMGTPDAKKVLQQFGFKVED, from the coding sequence ATGAAGATAAAAACCCTGATTATTCTGTTCCTCTTCCACCTCTTTCCAGTTGCTGCTTCGGCAGAGACCGTTTATCTTTCTGCTGCTGCCAGCATGACCGATGCCATCAAAGAAATCATTACCGACTTTCACGTCAGCCATCCTCAGGTAAAAATCCAAACCAATTTTGGTTCCTCTGGAGGACTGGCCAAACAGATTGACCAAGGTGCTCCCGGTGATCTCTATATTTCCGCCAATCCCAAATGGGTGAACTACCTGGTGGAAAAGCAACTTATCGCCCCGAAGAACAACCGCATCCTTGCCTATAATAAGCTGGTCTTTCTCGGAGAAAAACGTTCATCCCCTCTCACCTTAGAGAAACTTACCGAGCTTGAGCGCATTGCCATCGGCAGCCCGAAGAGTGTTCCAGCGGGCCAATACAGCAAGCAGACCCTGGAGCATGCCAAAATATATACAGCACTTAGACAGGCAAACAAGCTGGTTCTGGCCAAAGATGTACGCCAGGCCCTGCTCTATGCAGACCGGGGCGAGGTGGACGGAGCCTTTGTCTACCGAACCGATGCCCTCATGGCCCGGAATGCAGAAATTCTCTTTACAGTACCGGACGATTATCATGACCGAGTGGCTTATCCTGTCGGCCTGACCGCGTCCGGCGCAAAAAAAGCAGCAGCAAAGGCATTATACGAATACATGGGCACACCTGATGCGAAAAAAGTATTACAACAGTTTGGTTTTAAGGTGGAAGATTAA
- a CDS encoding TOBE domain-containing protein: MSEHVTKESKPENVLYEIMGWAEEKPTIALLQALERTGSINKAAQAVGIQYRTAWQKICQLNNLLSYPLLNKRVGGSGGGGSSLTEEGQLLLNRIKLLQREFTQFKQFATEDPQEALTTIQTLRRIEMKLSARNVWVGQVVEIQHGAVNSVVHIQLKGQDRITSMITDASVTRLGLERGLEVMAIVKASCVTLGMDIDPQKISARNILTGTISSIIAGAVNDEVTIELAGGSTVTSIITSASVQRLGLTLGAPVSAIIKASDVLLAVT, encoded by the coding sequence ATGTCGGAACACGTCACCAAAGAAAGCAAGCCTGAAAACGTCCTCTATGAGATCATGGGCTGGGCAGAAGAAAAACCCACCATCGCCCTTCTCCAGGCCCTGGAACGAACAGGCTCCATCAATAAGGCGGCCCAAGCCGTGGGGATACAGTATCGAACAGCCTGGCAGAAGATCTGTCAGCTCAACAACCTGCTTTCCTACCCCCTGCTCAACAAAAGGGTGGGAGGCAGCGGTGGTGGTGGTTCCTCACTCACCGAAGAGGGGCAGCTGCTGCTCAATCGAATCAAACTGCTGCAGCGTGAGTTCACCCAGTTTAAACAATTTGCTACTGAGGACCCACAGGAGGCCCTGACCACCATCCAAACCCTACGGAGAATCGAAATGAAACTGAGTGCCCGCAACGTCTGGGTCGGCCAGGTGGTCGAAATTCAACACGGCGCCGTTAACAGCGTGGTGCATATCCAGCTCAAGGGGCAGGATCGTATTACCTCCATGATCACCGATGCCTCGGTCACGCGTCTGGGCCTGGAAAGAGGCCTGGAGGTCATGGCCATTGTCAAGGCGTCCTGCGTCACCCTGGGAATGGATATTGATCCCCAGAAGATCTCGGCCCGCAACATCCTCACCGGCACCATCAGCAGCATCATTGCGGGGGCGGTGAATGATGAAGTTACCATAGAACTCGCTGGGGGCAGCACCGTCACCTCCATCATCACCTCGGCCAGCGTCCAACGCCTGGGATTAACCCTTGGCGCGCCTGTTTCTGCGATCATTAAAGCCTCGGACGTGCTTCTTGCTGTAACCTGA
- a CDS encoding NAD(P)-dependent oxidoreductase: MDPQQIAYLGLGMMGREMALNLAEDGVLVVVWNRTPAKAEALVCENIRAVASPQEAVTSGGIALSCLANDEAVEAVCSDDFLQALGPGGVHISMSTISPTTAEKLSRRHAGYGVDYVAAPVLGRPDFVKARSQRFLLSGPPASCERAQPILESLGSQVFPLGEEPRAAHAAKLAFNYTIATSITLMSEAFALAEKSGVDRKVMHSLMVDTVYNCPLFQGYGQQIVDDNVDDPLFKLSLGYKDMSLVADLARESLVPMPVGLAVYETYQRAMAAGMQGLDWSGVNRIVRQGAGEKE; encoded by the coding sequence ATGGATCCACAACAGATTGCCTATCTCGGGCTCGGCATGATGGGCCGGGAAATGGCCCTTAACCTTGCAGAAGATGGCGTACTGGTCGTTGTTTGGAATAGAACCCCAGCAAAGGCCGAAGCCCTTGTCTGTGAAAATATCCGTGCTGTTGCCTCGCCCCAGGAGGCGGTCACCTCAGGTGGAATTGCTCTTTCCTGTCTTGCCAACGATGAGGCGGTGGAGGCGGTTTGTAGTGATGATTTTCTCCAGGCCTTAGGCCCAGGCGGTGTACATATCTCCATGTCGACCATCTCGCCAACAACAGCAGAAAAGTTGAGCAGGCGTCATGCAGGATACGGGGTGGATTATGTTGCTGCTCCTGTCCTGGGGCGCCCTGATTTTGTTAAGGCCCGTAGCCAGCGTTTTCTCCTCTCTGGTCCTCCTGCCAGCTGTGAGCGTGCGCAACCAATCCTGGAATCCTTGGGCTCCCAGGTCTTTCCGCTTGGCGAAGAGCCGCGTGCCGCTCATGCGGCTAAACTTGCCTTTAATTACACCATTGCTACCTCCATTACCCTGATGAGCGAGGCCTTTGCCCTGGCAGAAAAAAGCGGGGTTGATCGCAAGGTCATGCATAGTCTCATGGTGGATACGGTCTATAATTGCCCACTGTTTCAGGGCTATGGGCAGCAGATTGTTGACGATAATGTTGATGATCCGCTTTTTAAGCTCTCTCTCGGGTACAAGGATATGTCTCTTGTTGCTGATCTGGCTCGGGAGTCCCTTGTTCCTATGCCTGTTGGTCTTGCCGTTTATGAAACCTATCAACGGGCAATGGCTGCTGGTATGCAAGGTCTTGACTGGAGCGGAGTCAACCGGATTGTCCGTCAGGGAGCAGGGGAGAAAGAGTAG
- the modD gene encoding ModD protein: protein MIFFTTEEIEQWINEDAPLVDLTSHLLGLNNQPGILQIATRHPTRVALTEEAGRIFEILGCCVRNICPSGEDVPAQSVLLSAEGPAGALHRGWKVAMNLLEYMCGVATHTAEMVNKVREYSDIPLLVTRKHQPGLKKPLIKAILAGGAVPHRLGLSETILIFANHLNLLGGRAALPALLADMKAAACEQKITVECDDLDQAVQAAEAGTDAVQFDKVSPQDLSTWCPELKASFPNLVVLSAGGVGPENVQDYARTGVDGIVLSSVFHAKPADLGVTISLR from the coding sequence ATGATCTTTTTTACAACTGAAGAAATTGAACAGTGGATTAATGAAGATGCTCCTCTGGTTGATCTAACCAGCCACCTACTGGGGCTGAATAACCAGCCCGGTATTCTCCAGATCGCAACCCGACACCCAACCAGGGTGGCCCTGACAGAAGAAGCCGGACGCATCTTTGAGATTCTCGGCTGCTGCGTGCGCAATATTTGTCCCTCAGGTGAGGATGTCCCGGCCCAGAGTGTCCTCCTCAGCGCAGAAGGACCAGCCGGGGCCCTGCATCGGGGCTGGAAGGTAGCCATGAACCTGCTGGAATATATGTGCGGGGTGGCCACCCACACCGCTGAGATGGTCAACAAGGTTAGAGAATACAGCGACATTCCTCTGCTGGTCACCCGCAAGCATCAACCAGGATTAAAGAAGCCGCTGATCAAGGCCATCCTGGCGGGTGGAGCTGTCCCGCATCGGCTGGGTTTATCTGAGACGATCCTGATCTTTGCAAATCATCTCAATCTGCTCGGCGGGCGGGCTGCCTTACCTGCTTTGCTTGCCGATATGAAGGCAGCGGCCTGTGAGCAGAAAATCACTGTGGAGTGCGATGACCTGGATCAGGCCGTACAAGCGGCAGAGGCCGGAACAGATGCTGTGCAGTTCGACAAGGTCTCCCCGCAGGATCTCAGTACCTGGTGCCCTGAGCTCAAGGCCAGCTTCCCGAACCTGGTGGTCCTCAGTGCAGGCGGCGTTGGGCCAGAGAATGTCCAGGACTACGCCCGCACCGGGGTGGACGGTATTGTTCTCAGTTCAGTCTTTCATGCAAAACCTGCTGATCTGGGCGTGACTATTTCGCTCCGTTGA
- a CDS encoding alginate export family protein, giving the protein MRAPQQHQAKKKNPLQAHGYALLFVCLGFGAAQAADEETQQKTNFFFAVRERLEHQENFNDKFYGSEPKIGNASDTYLLSRIRLGLSHQFTEQLSGKISLQDSRALGWGFDDEDWKNSEFGGIVNNPQNDPLELGESWLQYTADDFTARAGHQFIGYGNSRVFAASNWKNSGKWVWDAVKVGYKAGAHWIDAFYGKSMLHDPDVFSLEHRHGYTGGAVYGHVQATDFFAIEPLLASKNNDSSNDYQEKDLYYYGARLFLKLNKFTADTTFVQQSGEITAISGEDADSDAYGYNLDLQYRFNPQWALGSTFSYATGDDKSTQDNERFDTVYGASDKFYGLINLMKWSNLLDYGAVANYRPKKGIEIQLEYHQFYADEITDKWRSYTTGLDAASDYYGNEIDLVAKWKINPCWKLRAGASVFFPGDAIAEAVNREQDFLTDDTAYAALFQLTYNFTKRI; this is encoded by the coding sequence ATGCGAGCACCTCAGCAACATCAAGCAAAGAAAAAAAATCCTCTCCAAGCACACGGTTATGCCCTTCTGTTCGTTTGCCTTGGTTTCGGCGCAGCCCAGGCAGCTGATGAGGAGACACAACAGAAGACAAACTTCTTTTTTGCAGTCCGAGAACGGCTCGAACATCAGGAAAATTTTAACGATAAGTTTTACGGAAGCGAGCCAAAGATCGGCAACGCCTCGGATACCTACCTCCTCAGTAGAATCCGCCTGGGTCTGAGCCACCAGTTCACCGAGCAGCTTTCAGGAAAGATCAGCCTTCAGGATAGCCGGGCCCTGGGCTGGGGCTTCGATGATGAGGATTGGAAGAACAGTGAATTCGGCGGGATCGTCAATAATCCGCAGAATGACCCCCTGGAGCTGGGCGAGAGCTGGCTCCAGTATACAGCTGACGACTTCACTGCCCGGGCGGGACACCAATTCATTGGTTATGGTAACAGCAGGGTCTTTGCTGCCAGCAACTGGAAAAACTCAGGAAAATGGGTCTGGGACGCGGTGAAGGTGGGATACAAGGCAGGAGCGCACTGGATTGATGCCTTTTATGGAAAATCAATGCTCCATGATCCAGACGTCTTCAGCCTTGAGCATCGACATGGGTATACAGGAGGGGCTGTGTACGGACATGTGCAGGCAACAGATTTTTTTGCCATCGAACCTCTGCTTGCCAGCAAAAACAACGACAGCAGCAATGATTATCAGGAAAAGGACCTGTACTATTACGGCGCACGCCTGTTCCTGAAACTCAACAAATTTACAGCCGATACCACCTTTGTCCAGCAGAGTGGTGAAATTACGGCAATCAGCGGAGAGGACGCAGACTCCGACGCCTATGGGTATAACCTGGATCTGCAGTACCGCTTCAATCCGCAATGGGCACTGGGTAGCACCTTTAGCTATGCCACAGGAGACGACAAGTCCACTCAGGACAACGAACGTTTTGATACAGTCTATGGTGCCTCAGATAAATTTTATGGCCTCATTAACCTGATGAAATGGTCCAATTTGCTGGATTACGGGGCAGTGGCAAATTACCGACCCAAGAAGGGCATTGAAATCCAGCTCGAATATCATCAGTTTTATGCCGATGAAATAACGGACAAGTGGCGCTCGTATACAACAGGCCTGGATGCAGCCAGTGATTATTACGGGAATGAAATCGACCTGGTCGCAAAATGGAAGATCAATCCCTGCTGGAAGCTCAGGGCCGGGGCATCTGTCTTTTTCCCTGGCGATGCCATTGCGGAAGCAGTAAACAGGGAGCAGGATTTCCTGACTGATGACACGGCCTATGCTGCCCTTTTTCAGCTAACATATAATTTTACCAAAAGAATATAA
- the nifB gene encoding nitrogenase cofactor biosynthesis protein NifB yields the protein MNTKDFNRHPCFNAKVKGQYGRVHLPVAPKCNIQCNFCNRKFDCVNESRPGVTSTILTPEQALEYMGKVLEKEPRISVAGIAGPGDPFANAEETLETMRLIRNNFPDTILCLASNGMNLAPHVEELAEIGVSHVTVTVNGVDPAVTENVYSWVRDGKVLYRGRQGAELLLARQLNAIEKLKQHDITVKINSILIPGVNDHHIIDIAKAMKGLGADLFNCMAMLPNADTVFENVPEPSKEVMKETRNEAEKHLPQMRHCTRCRADAVGLLDNDRTDEMRGCLSACASLPKHAEVVRPYVAVTTQEGVLVNQHLGEATRFQIWGKNEEGGGYKLIEERQAPSAGGGSQRWLNISRILSDCQAILVSDLGDGPKEALNKRGLKPITMSGFIEKGLEAVYTGKGLSSLQGRMRKCSSKGECLGTGTGCG from the coding sequence ATGAATACCAAAGACTTTAACCGTCATCCATGTTTTAACGCCAAGGTCAAGGGACAGTACGGCAGGGTTCACCTTCCGGTTGCTCCGAAATGTAATATTCAGTGTAACTTTTGTAACCGCAAGTTCGACTGCGTCAATGAATCACGTCCTGGTGTAACCAGCACCATCCTGACCCCGGAACAGGCCCTTGAGTATATGGGCAAGGTCCTGGAAAAGGAACCACGTATTTCTGTCGCTGGCATTGCTGGCCCTGGTGACCCTTTTGCTAATGCCGAGGAAACCCTGGAGACCATGCGTCTGATCCGCAACAACTTTCCTGATACCATTCTCTGCCTGGCTTCTAATGGTATGAACCTGGCTCCTCATGTGGAAGAACTGGCCGAGATCGGTGTATCCCATGTGACTGTTACCGTGAACGGGGTTGATCCGGCAGTAACAGAAAATGTCTATTCCTGGGTACGGGACGGCAAGGTCCTGTACAGAGGACGTCAAGGCGCAGAACTGCTCTTGGCTCGCCAGCTCAACGCCATTGAGAAACTCAAGCAGCACGATATCACGGTAAAGATCAACAGTATTCTGATCCCAGGTGTCAATGATCATCATATTATCGATATTGCCAAGGCAATGAAGGGACTGGGCGCAGACCTGTTTAACTGCATGGCTATGCTGCCCAATGCAGACACGGTCTTTGAAAACGTCCCAGAGCCCTCCAAAGAGGTTATGAAGGAGACCCGCAACGAGGCAGAGAAACACCTGCCGCAGATGCGCCATTGCACCCGCTGTCGTGCCGACGCTGTGGGCCTGCTCGATAACGACAGAACCGACGAGATGCGGGGTTGCCTGAGCGCCTGTGCCAGCCTGCCCAAGCATGCAGAAGTAGTACGCCCCTATGTCGCCGTTACCACCCAGGAAGGTGTGCTGGTTAATCAGCATTTGGGCGAGGCCACCCGTTTCCAGATCTGGGGCAAGAATGAAGAAGGAGGCGGCTACAAACTCATTGAAGAGCGCCAAGCTCCCTCGGCAGGTGGCGGGTCCCAGCGCTGGCTCAATATCAGCAGAATCCTGAGTGATTGTCAGGCAATCCTGGTGAGTGACTTGGGTGATGGGCCCAAGGAGGCGCTGAACAAACGCGGCTTGAAACCGATCACCATGTCCGGCTTTATTGAAAAAGGACTTGAGGCGGTCTACACCGGCAAAGGACTCTCTTCCTTGCAGGGTCGGATGCGCAAATGTTCCTCCAAAGGTGAATGCCTGGGCACCGGGACCGGCTGCGGCTGA
- a CDS encoding nitrogenase component 1 gives MSKNHPDYISTTNACKLCKPLGACLAFKGIEGTVPYLHGSQGCATYMRRYIISHYNEPIDIASSSLSEKNAIYGGGPNLKMGLTNVAEKYRPKMIGIATTCLTETIGDDVPMYLKEYKKDTEGSEGLPEFVDVSTPSYSGTHMEGFHGAIHAVVRQRAKGGPKTETVNLLPGFVSSADYRLLKEIMTDFGLDYTMLPDLSETMDRPALLEYEKVAEGGTPLATIERMGCSQATIEFGRTLSSTESSSLTLHEKFNVPHHRLGMPIGIEETDRFFALLSALSGRPVPEKYAKERGRLVDAYVDGHKYVFGKRAIIYGEEDLVVGLTAFLAEIGIFPILCATGGTSGRLGKAITDITGDILSEQPAIHEGVDFFDIAEMAEELAPDLLVGHSKGYPLARKLNIPLIRVGFPIHDRVGGQRVNHISYSGAQQLFDQVANALIAKKQADSEVGYSYM, from the coding sequence ATGAGCAAGAATCATCCTGACTATATCTCCACCACCAACGCCTGCAAACTCTGCAAACCGCTGGGCGCCTGTCTGGCCTTTAAGGGCATTGAGGGCACTGTCCCCTACCTGCACGGTTCGCAGGGCTGCGCCACCTATATGCGCCGCTACATCATCAGTCATTATAATGAACCCATTGATATCGCCTCGTCCTCCTTATCGGAGAAAAACGCCATTTACGGTGGTGGCCCCAACCTCAAGATGGGCCTGACCAATGTGGCAGAAAAATATCGACCCAAAATGATTGGCATCGCCACCACCTGCCTGACTGAAACCATTGGCGATGACGTGCCGATGTATCTTAAGGAATACAAAAAAGACACGGAAGGCTCTGAAGGGCTGCCGGAATTCGTTGATGTCTCCACCCCCAGTTATTCCGGCACCCACATGGAGGGCTTTCACGGGGCTATCCACGCCGTGGTCCGTCAGCGGGCTAAGGGCGGACCCAAGACCGAGACCGTAAACCTCCTGCCCGGCTTTGTCTCCTCAGCAGATTACCGACTCCTCAAGGAGATCATGACGGATTTCGGGCTCGATTATACCATGCTGCCGGATCTTTCTGAAACCATGGACCGGCCGGCCCTGCTGGAGTACGAGAAAGTAGCCGAGGGAGGAACGCCACTTGCAACAATTGAGCGCATGGGGTGCAGTCAAGCGACTATTGAATTTGGCCGCACCTTGAGTAGCACAGAGAGCAGTAGCCTCACCCTGCATGAAAAATTTAACGTCCCCCACCATCGCCTGGGCATGCCTATTGGCATTGAAGAGACGGACCGGTTCTTTGCCCTCCTTTCCGCCCTCAGCGGTCGCCCGGTGCCGGAGAAATACGCCAAGGAACGGGGCCGTCTGGTTGATGCCTATGTGGATGGTCATAAATATGTCTTTGGCAAGAGAGCAATTATCTATGGCGAGGAAGATCTGGTGGTTGGCCTGACTGCCTTTTTAGCAGAAATCGGCATATTCCCCATTCTCTGTGCAACTGGCGGCACCTCAGGCAGACTTGGCAAGGCAATTACTGACATTACCGGTGATATTCTCTCTGAGCAACCAGCAATCCATGAAGGAGTGGACTTCTTTGATATCGCAGAAATGGCTGAAGAGCTGGCCCCTGACCTGCTGGTAGGTCACTCCAAGGGCTATCCCCTTGCCCGAAAGTTAAATATCCCCTTAATCCGGGTAGGTTTCCCAATTCATGACCGGGTGGGAGGGCAGCGTGTTAACCATATCAGTTATAGCGGTGCGCAGCAGCTCTTCGATCAAGTCGCCAATGCCCTTATCGCCAAAAAGCAGGCCGACTCCGAGGTAGGATACTCCTACATGTAA
- a CDS encoding IS1634 family transposase, with the protein MENNTTILPQECSSKLLNHLGLVAGMYDELGLGELIDSLIHQDKEKRVVSVGQAVKAMVLNGLGFANRALYLTPHFFQDKPVDRLIGEGIEAQHLNDTVLGRALEVIYEHNPEELYSQLAARAIGRLGLLARFGHLDSTSFHTDGRYPANGSEEEEGVIRITKGYSRDHRPDLNQIVLQLICERQAGIPLLMKPLSGNSSDKTDFRETVQAHIDQMKNDFSLEYLVADSALYTAQTLKELSMILWISRVPETLNLSQEIIHEVASNLMQDPEKAASRSLGVVYGDVRQRWLVVYSPEAYQRGRKTVNKKCLKLSTNESKQFDKLCKQDFACEADALKALSRFEKKLKILSIHDARVVALPRHKGKGRPAKGKKPDFYVYRIEGNPASLLQERTRLLERKSCFILATNQLDCEELSDEELLKVYKDQQKVERGFRFLKDPMFMASTLFLKSRKRIMALMMVMTLCLLVYAALEYRIRQALEINNETFPNQKGKPAPNPTARWVFQFFSGIHLLLVGGMQQLVLNLNEHHLRLLKLLGGRYEKLYSGNG; encoded by the coding sequence ATGGAAAACAACACAACGATTTTACCACAGGAATGCTCAAGTAAACTCCTCAATCACTTGGGCCTAGTCGCGGGTATGTATGACGAACTCGGACTTGGGGAGCTGATTGACAGTCTGATTCATCAGGATAAAGAAAAGCGAGTTGTCTCAGTTGGTCAGGCAGTTAAGGCAATGGTTCTTAACGGGTTGGGCTTTGCGAATCGGGCATTGTATCTGACCCCGCATTTTTTCCAGGATAAACCGGTAGATCGACTCATCGGAGAAGGCATTGAGGCCCAGCACCTGAACGATACTGTTTTGGGCCGGGCCTTAGAAGTGATTTACGAGCATAATCCCGAAGAGTTATATTCGCAGCTTGCAGCTAGGGCAATTGGTCGTCTAGGGCTGCTGGCACGTTTTGGTCACTTGGATTCAACGAGTTTTCATACCGACGGTCGCTATCCAGCCAACGGATCAGAAGAGGAAGAAGGTGTTATTCGGATCACAAAAGGCTACAGCCGTGATCATCGTCCGGATCTGAACCAGATCGTGTTGCAGCTCATTTGCGAACGACAGGCTGGCATCCCGCTTCTGATGAAGCCGTTAAGTGGTAACAGTAGCGATAAAACAGATTTTCGGGAAACAGTGCAAGCGCATATTGATCAGATGAAAAACGATTTCAGCCTGGAATATCTGGTTGCGGATAGTGCGCTCTATACAGCGCAAACATTAAAAGAACTGAGCATGATATTGTGGATTTCCCGTGTACCGGAGACATTGAATCTGTCCCAGGAGATCATCCATGAAGTAGCTTCAAATCTGATGCAGGATCCTGAAAAAGCAGCATCTCGCAGTCTCGGGGTAGTTTATGGCGATGTCAGGCAGCGCTGGTTGGTTGTCTATTCGCCTGAAGCATATCAACGGGGACGCAAGACCGTAAACAAAAAATGCCTCAAGCTGAGCACAAATGAATCCAAGCAATTCGATAAATTGTGCAAACAGGATTTTGCCTGCGAGGCCGATGCATTGAAAGCACTGTCCCGTTTTGAAAAAAAGCTGAAAATACTCTCAATTCATGACGCTCGTGTTGTTGCTTTACCTCGCCATAAGGGCAAAGGACGGCCAGCCAAGGGCAAGAAACCGGACTTTTATGTTTACCGCATTGAAGGCAACCCAGCCTCCCTGCTTCAGGAGAGAACCCGATTGTTGGAACGAAAAAGCTGTTTTATTCTTGCAACGAATCAGTTGGACTGCGAAGAATTGTCCGACGAGGAACTCTTGAAAGTGTACAAAGATCAGCAAAAGGTTGAACGGGGTTTTCGTTTCCTCAAAGATCCTATGTTTATGGCTTCAACGCTTTTTTTAAAATCCCGAAAACGTATCATGGCCCTGATGATGGTTATGACGCTTTGCCTCCTGGTGTACGCCGCGTTGGAATATCGCATCAGACAAGCGCTCGAAATAAATAATGAAACATTTCCCAACCAGAAAGGAAAACCTGCCCCTAACCCTACTGCTCGTTGGGTATTTCAGTTTTTTTCAGGAATTCACCTGCTGCTTGTCGGCGGAATGCAACAGCTGGTCCTGAATTTAAATGAACATCATTTGCGTCTGCTGAAGCTGTTGGGTGGGAGATATGAAAAATTATATTCTGGAAATGGATAG
- a CDS encoding transposase → MADIVNESKNNSIIKLFGERRFAKYIKDEELQFIDQLLDNEIINRLLAYDGYSPAMRDFFPHNMFRAELLKTIKYPEISYRKFCDEEYLGLDRKQNRAFIGLSLREKTMIDHTQLSKFRNSLTFVQQINITVYILHHFLQSGMLGDHILHGVDSTELANECKIPLASLNINGQNIRIYNDLDSDCGKRRNKRDKSVYVVGYRLHTLTAIDAETDHSFPIISLLAPANHHDSHFLSLLVDVAQAMGVKMKLITADTAYHDNDGSLYNKTGVYVTTPPCSTVSTPDNVDAVKGTVFCHDECSVPMEYAGVEGNHHEYKCAANTGECLLKGSCPQCRCIPLDRGFFQRIPYHVEQIQEAHDIRKNSERPFNLLKHQTGLETVRVRGQSAITARCTLSSISLLLLKMIGTRKKIPAKKSPQLPLFKMAA, encoded by the coding sequence ATGGCCGATATTGTCAATGAATCAAAAAATAACAGTATCATAAAGCTTTTTGGCGAAAGGCGTTTCGCCAAATATATCAAAGATGAAGAGCTCCAGTTTATCGACCAGCTGCTTGACAACGAAATTATCAATCGCCTGTTAGCTTATGACGGCTATAGTCCTGCTATGCGGGACTTTTTCCCTCACAACATGTTCCGTGCCGAACTGCTCAAGACGATCAAGTATCCAGAAATCAGCTACCGAAAATTCTGTGATGAAGAATACCTCGGCCTTGACCGCAAACAGAATCGCGCCTTTATCGGATTGTCATTGCGTGAAAAAACAATGATCGACCATACTCAGCTTAGCAAATTCCGTAATTCCCTCACATTTGTCCAACAGATTAATATTACGGTTTATATTTTGCATCATTTTTTGCAGTCCGGGATGCTTGGTGACCATATCCTGCACGGAGTGGACTCTACCGAACTGGCCAATGAATGTAAAATCCCCCTGGCTTCATTGAATATCAATGGTCAAAATATACGCATTTACAATGATCTCGACAGCGACTGTGGAAAACGACGCAACAAGCGTGACAAATCTGTGTACGTAGTCGGCTATCGTCTGCATACGTTAACTGCAATTGACGCTGAAACTGATCATAGTTTTCCGATCATATCTTTGCTTGCACCGGCAAATCACCATGATAGTCACTTTCTTTCGCTTTTGGTCGATGTGGCGCAGGCTATGGGGGTTAAGATGAAACTCATCACCGCCGATACCGCCTATCATGACAATGACGGATCATTGTACAATAAAACAGGTGTATACGTGACAACTCCACCCTGTTCTACAGTATCTACACCGGATAATGTTGATGCTGTCAAAGGCACTGTTTTCTGCCATGATGAATGTTCTGTTCCTATGGAGTATGCAGGCGTCGAAGGGAATCATCACGAGTATAAATGTGCTGCAAATACAGGTGAATGTCTTCTCAAAGGAAGCTGTCCGCAATGTCGATGCATACCGTTAGACAGAGGCTTTTTCCAGCGAATACCTTACCATGTCGAGCAGATACAGGAGGCACACGATATTCGCAAAAATTCTGAACGACCTTTCAACCTGTTAAAACATCAAACCGGCCTTGAAACCGTTCGGGTTCGCGGTCAGTCCGCGATCACAGCTCGATGTACGCTCAGCAGTATTTCCTTGTTATTGTTGAAAATGATAGGAACCCGCAAAAAAATACCTGCTAAAAAGTCACCGCAACTGCCACTCTTCAAAATGGCAGCATAG